The following are from one region of the Lytechinus variegatus isolate NC3 chromosome 4, Lvar_3.0, whole genome shotgun sequence genome:
- the LOC121413659 gene encoding uncharacterized protein LOC121413659 — MTSSMAATSKPLVGQRRMQPSTFALDGRPTSSESFGTIRRKFLTAPVPEPPSDADDQDEFYRPPKVSSAKGKKKKKKAKKESFDLDIDEREKERLKELKEWLDTDADKSGIHHELKIAMLKHMRVLDDLEKLKAHYYLEYMDALTDKVEEQRKDIQRKSELNRKRRLKKEKKEREAAQKAKVLMHHPEVSTDNTFLRGLSKTKFHNIVILQDHLAREGRLRTDEHVRAYWEHMSKKENYRKIFGEEGTEHQDGVGTSIGTKPTKTEVEMVVPGSDALSQGSGSDSIPESVSMASLRQLDPHHPAYLDQIQEVKEPSRPNSMGGPYLQSWIQQPKTKKKAVQAVMTKKPVHPKVLEMEQKCPRVEFPKLAAFTLDLEPPKEDPEVELMREEFRTRARLRNAEISRLRKMYQSSLTNNAATQRIFDMKDEFSRVLNGPSLGDVLYAQDPSEQLTHIARRMADEAAEEEERVERLALLPPSSSSPSRGPSRSNPGLPSPGFAIERISEEGDLDEEEDGKFIIYSSRSSSRRSSLTSTESERRRNMPVTPEPPQPLPLTLGAVMDHTDTKVVKCPSTLWINYGKFLPPVK; from the exons ATGACTAGTAGTATGGCAGCTACATCAAAGCCCCTTGTTGGCCAGCGTCGCATGCAGCCGTCGACCTTTGCCCTTGACGGACGCCCAACCTCCAGTGAATCATTTGGTACAATTCGGAGGAAGTTTCTCACAGCTCCTGTCCCAGAGCCGCCATCTGATGCTGATGATCAAGATGAATTCTACAGGCCTCCAAAG GTCAGTAGTGcaaagggaaagaagaagaagaaaaaggccAAGAAAGAATCGTTTGATCTGGACATTGacgagagggagaaagagagactTAAAGAATTAAAGGAG TGGTTGGATACAGATGCTGACAAAAGTGGGATACACCATGAATTGAAGATAGCCATGTTG AAACACATGAGGGTTTTGGATGATCTCGAGAAGCTTAAAGCTCATTACTATCTTGAATACATGGATGCACTGACAGACAAGGTGGAGGAGCAGCGAAAAGACATTCAGAGGAAGAGTGAGCTCAACAGAAAACGAAGgctgaagaaagagaaaaaggag CGAGAAGCAGCCCAGAAGGCAAAAGTCCTGATGCATCATCCTGAGGTCTCCACTGACAATACCTTTTTGAGAGGCTTGTCAAAAACTAAGTTCCATAAT ATTGTTATCTTGCAAGACCATCTTGCGAGGGAGGGGCGCCTGAGGACAGACGAGCATGTGAGGGCCTACTGGGAGCACATGAGCAAAAAGGAGAACTACCGGAAGATCTTTGGCGAGGAAGGAACGGAACACCAGGATGGTGTGGGGACCAGTATCGGGACCAAACCTACAAAGACAGAAGTGGAGATGGTGGTGCCTGGTAGTGATGCCCTCAGCCAAGGCTCAG GATCAGACTCCATCCCCGAGAGCGTTTCCATGGCCTCGCTGCGTCAGCTGGATCCCCACCATCCGGCCTACCTGGACCAGATCCAGGAGGTCAAGGAGCCCTCCAGGCCTAACTCCATGGGAGGACCTTACCTCCAGTCCTGGATCCAACAGCCCAAGACCAAGAAG AAAGCTGTACAAGCAGTAATGACTAAGAAGCCTGTTCATCCGAAGGTCCTGGAAATGGAACAAAAATGTCCTAGG GTTGAATTCCCTAAATTGGCAGCTTTCACCCTTGACCTCGAGCCTCCGAAGGAAGACCCTGAAGTGGAGCTGATGCGGGAGGAATTCCGGACGAGGGCTCGCCTACGCAACGCTGAAATCAGTCGACTTCGCAAGATGTACCAGTCTTCCCTCACAAACAATGCAGCGACACAGAG aatatttgatATGAAAGATGAATTCAGCAGAGTATTGAATGGACCGTCCCTCGGTGATGTG CTGTATGCCCAGGACCCATCTGAGCAGCTAACCCATATCGCAAGGCGGATGGCTGATGAGGCAGCTGAGGAAGAGGAAAGAGTGGAAAGACTAGCCCTGCTTCCTCCCAGCTCCTCATCTCCCAGTCGAGGACCAAGCCGGAGCAACCCTGGACTACCCAGCCCTGGCTTCGCTATTGAGAGAATATCAGAGGAAGGAGATTTAGATGAAGAGGAGGATGGGAAATTCATCATCTATTCCAGCAGGTCATCAAGCAGACGAAGTTCCTTGACGTCTACGGAATCAGAGAGAAG GAGGAACATGCCTGTCACTCCAGAACCACCCCAGCCGCTCCCTCTGACGTTGGGTGCAGTCATGGACCACACCGACACCAAG GTTGTCAAGTGCCcaagcacattgtggatcaattacGGCAAGTTTCTCCCTCCAGTAAAATGA